A genomic window from Winogradskyella sp. J14-2 includes:
- a CDS encoding protein-L-isoaspartate(D-aspartate) O-methyltransferase, whose translation MKDTFKHKGMRQQLVDTLIEKGIKDKAVLNAIGKIPRHLFMDSGFIDHAYVDKAFPIAADQTISQPYTVAFQSELLQIKPGDKVLEIGTGSGYQCAVLIELGAKVYSIERQQELFKKTSKFLPKIGYRAKKLIFGDGYKGLKEEAPFNSIIVTAGAPFVPKPLLSQLEIGGRLVIPVGEDVQIMTLFIRQGQKEFEKQEFGEFRFVPLLEDKN comes from the coding sequence TTGAAAGATACATTTAAGCACAAAGGGATGCGTCAACAACTTGTTGATACCCTTATTGAAAAGGGAATTAAAGATAAAGCGGTACTGAATGCCATTGGTAAAATACCGAGACATTTATTTATGGACTCTGGCTTTATAGATCATGCCTATGTAGATAAGGCTTTTCCGATTGCGGCAGATCAGACGATTTCTCAACCTTACACTGTAGCATTTCAATCTGAATTATTACAAATAAAACCTGGTGACAAAGTGCTTGAGATTGGTACAGGTAGCGGTTACCAATGTGCCGTATTAATAGAACTTGGCGCTAAGGTTTACAGCATAGAGCGCCAACAAGAATTATTTAAAAAGACGTCTAAGTTTTTGCCAAAAATAGGCTATCGCGCTAAAAAGTTAATTTTTGGAGACGGTTACAAAGGCCTAAAGGAAGAAGCACCTTTTAATAGTATTATTGTAACTGCGGGAGCACCCTTTGTACCCAAACCTTTATTGAGTCAGTTAGAAATTGGAGGCAGATTAGTAATACCGGTTGGTGAGGATGTACAGATAATGACACTTTTTATAAGACAAGGGCAAAAAGAGTTTGAAAAACAAGAGTTTGGCGAATTTAGATTTGTACCTTTATTAGAGGATAAAAATTAA
- a CDS encoding Xaa-Pro dipeptidyl-peptidase codes for MLKTRKINFILALAITLSFQSFAQDTTEKVTPIFKDGEAQIVEAFNNPDKWIHHDLWVETEFDTDGDGDLDRMHVSVTRPEQTDTEDLKLPIIYVTSPYFAGVAGDTPGIMWNVERELGGKSEERTHPEVKRRAAPRPMISYSHIKKWVPRGYVVVHSSSPGTGYSDGAPTCGGKNESLAPKAVIDWLCGRAKGYTERDGKKEVKAYWSTGKVGMTGTSYNGTLPLAAATTGVDGLEVIIPIAPNTSYYHYYRSNGLVRSPGGYLGEDIDVLYDFIHSGDEENRAHNNKVVRDTDMMNNMDRQTGDYSDWWAARDYLNQMDNMKAALLMSHGFNDWNVMPEHSYRIYKAAKEKGLPAQIYYHQNGHGGPPPISIMNKWFTKYLHGVDNGVDKEENKAYIVREYDDPSNPTAYKDYPNPNTQDVVLHLTEGGNTAGGLTLNKNVIETGEILIDDVSFSGADLAKAERSEHRLLYVTPKLNGDIHISGVPKVSITLSTNKPAANLSVWLVSLPWDDSASKITDNIITRGWADPKNYKSLTNEEDLIPGRSYTVNFDLQPDDQVIKAGQQIGLMIFSSDKEYTIHPKPGTELTIELDKTTLTLPIVNGKESYKKYVN; via the coding sequence ATGCTAAAAACACGCAAAATCAATTTCATTCTAGCGCTTGCAATTACTCTTTCTTTCCAAAGCTTTGCACAAGACACAACAGAAAAAGTAACACCTATTTTCAAAGATGGTGAAGCTCAAATTGTTGAAGCCTTTAACAATCCAGACAAATGGATACATCACGATCTTTGGGTAGAAACGGAGTTTGATACAGATGGTGATGGTGATTTAGACAGAATGCATGTTTCTGTTACCAGACCAGAACAAACTGATACAGAAGACTTAAAATTACCTATTATCTATGTTACGAGTCCATATTTTGCAGGTGTTGCTGGTGATACACCAGGTATTATGTGGAATGTAGAAAGAGAACTCGGAGGCAAATCTGAAGAGCGCACACATCCCGAAGTAAAACGACGTGCTGCACCGAGACCAATGATTTCATATTCTCACATCAAAAAATGGGTTCCTCGTGGTTATGTTGTTGTTCACTCATCTTCGCCTGGAACTGGTTACTCTGACGGTGCACCAACTTGTGGTGGTAAAAATGAATCTTTAGCACCAAAAGCTGTTATCGATTGGTTGTGTGGCAGAGCAAAAGGTTACACAGAACGCGATGGCAAAAAAGAAGTAAAAGCCTATTGGTCTACCGGAAAAGTAGGTATGACAGGTACATCGTATAATGGTACTTTACCTTTAGCAGCAGCAACAACTGGTGTTGATGGTTTAGAAGTTATTATCCCAATTGCTCCAAACACATCGTATTATCATTATTACCGTTCCAACGGCTTAGTACGTTCTCCTGGAGGTTATTTAGGTGAAGACATCGATGTGCTTTATGATTTTATTCACAGTGGTGATGAAGAAAACAGAGCCCACAACAACAAAGTGGTTAGAGATACTGATATGATGAACAATATGGATCGTCAGACTGGCGATTATAGCGATTGGTGGGCAGCCAGAGATTACCTTAACCAAATGGATAATATGAAAGCTGCACTACTAATGTCTCATGGCTTTAACGACTGGAATGTAATGCCAGAGCATAGTTACAGAATATATAAGGCTGCAAAAGAGAAAGGACTTCCTGCTCAGATTTATTATCATCAGAATGGTCATGGTGGACCACCTCCAATTTCAATAATGAACAAATGGTTTACTAAATATCTTCATGGTGTAGACAATGGAGTTGATAAAGAAGAAAACAAGGCTTATATCGTAAGAGAATATGATGACCCTTCAAATCCAACGGCTTACAAAGATTATCCTAACCCAAATACGCAGGATGTTGTTTTACACCTTACAGAAGGAGGAAATACAGCAGGTGGATTAACACTAAATAAAAATGTTATAGAAACTGGAGAAATACTTATAGATGATGTTTCATTCTCTGGTGCTGATCTCGCAAAAGCGGAGCGCTCAGAACATAGATTACTATATGTAACACCTAAGTTAAATGGAGATATCCATATTTCTGGAGTACCAAAAGTGAGTATTACACTATCTACTAACAAGCCAGCGGCAAACCTGAGTGTATGGCTAGTATCCTTACCTTGGGATGATAGCGCATCAAAAATTACCGACAATATTATTACTCGTGGTTGGGCAGATCCTAAAAATTATAAATCATTAACTAACGAAGAAGACCTAATACCTGGTCGTTCATACACGGTGAATTTTGATCTACAACCAGATGACCAAGTTATAAAAGCAGGACAGCAAATTGGATTAATGATTTTTTCTAGTGATAAAGAATATACTATCCATCCCAAACCCGGAACCGAATTAACCATCGAACTAGACAAAACAACCTTAACACTACCAATTGTTAATGGTAAAGAATCCTATAAAAAATACGTTAATTAA
- a CDS encoding Gfo/Idh/MocA family protein, translated as MLKAGVLGAGHLGKIHLRLLNQSKKYELVGFYDADAENAKRVVEEFGYTYFDSIEALIDAVDAVDIVTPTLSHYDCAKQAIKKGKHIFIEKPITNTVEEAEAIRTLVAEHGVKGQVGHVERFNPAFIAVKDKIENPMFIETHRLAEFNPRGTDVPVVLDLMIHDIDIILSVVQSPVKHVSASGVSVVSDTPDIANARIEFKNGCVANLTASRISLKNMRKTRFFQKDAYISVDFLEKKCEVVKMKDAPENPGDFDMILQNAEGVKKQIYFDNPEVSGNNAILDELETFADAINNNTKPVVTLHDGTEALSVATMIINQF; from the coding sequence ATGCTAAAAGCTGGTGTTTTGGGTGCTGGTCACCTAGGAAAAATACATTTGAGACTACTCAATCAATCCAAAAAATATGAGCTTGTTGGGTTTTATGATGCAGATGCTGAAAATGCAAAACGTGTTGTAGAAGAGTTTGGTTACACATATTTCGATTCTATTGAGGCTTTAATTGACGCTGTAGATGCTGTAGACATTGTAACTCCTACGCTTTCTCACTACGACTGTGCCAAGCAAGCCATTAAAAAAGGTAAACATATTTTTATAGAAAAGCCAATTACCAATACTGTTGAAGAAGCTGAGGCCATAAGAACTTTAGTTGCAGAACATGGTGTAAAAGGACAAGTTGGTCATGTGGAGCGTTTTAACCCTGCATTTATAGCAGTGAAGGATAAAATAGAAAATCCTATGTTTATAGAAACGCACCGTTTGGCAGAGTTTAATCCTCGTGGTACAGATGTTCCTGTGGTATTAGATTTAATGATTCACGATATCGACATTATTCTTAGCGTGGTGCAATCGCCTGTAAAACATGTTTCTGCAAGTGGAGTTTCTGTCGTTAGTGACACTCCAGATATTGCAAATGCGCGTATTGAATTTAAAAACGGATGTGTAGCCAACCTTACTGCAAGTCGTATTTCATTAAAGAATATGCGAAAAACACGTTTCTTTCAAAAGGATGCTTACATCTCTGTAGATTTTCTAGAAAAGAAATGTGAGGTCGTAAAAATGAAAGACGCACCAGAAAACCCTGGTGACTTTGATATGATTCTTCAAAATGCTGAAGGTGTAAAAAAGCAAATCTATTTTGACAACCCTGAAGTTTCTGGTAACAACGCCATTTTAGACGAACTCGAAACATTTGCAGATGCCATTAACAACAACACAAAGCCAGTTGTAACATTGCATGATGGTACAGAAGCGCTAAGTGTTGCAACAATGATAATTAATCAGTTTTAA
- a CDS encoding four helix bundle protein, whose amino-acid sequence MKVQDLIAYRKGFKLAMDIYEISKSFPKEETYSLTDQIRRSSRSICANLSEAYRKRRYPKHFISKLTDCDAENGETQTWLEFAAACKYISLEQFELLNEESLEVAKLLNYMILNPEKFGSKKGY is encoded by the coding sequence ATGAAAGTTCAGGATTTAATAGCTTATCGAAAGGGTTTTAAACTAGCGATGGATATTTATGAAATTTCAAAATCTTTTCCTAAAGAAGAAACTTATTCACTTACAGATCAAATAAGGCGTTCTTCAAGAAGTATTTGTGCCAATTTATCTGAAGCTTATCGCAAAAGACGATACCCTAAACACTTTATCAGCAAGCTTACCGACTGTGATGCCGAAAATGGAGAAACTCAAACTTGGTTAGAGTTTGCAGCTGCTTGCAAATACATTTCTTTAGAACAATTCGAGTTATTAAACGAAGAATCTTTAGAAGTTGCTAAACTGTTAAATTATATGATACTTAACCCTGAAAAATTTGGTTCAAAAAAAGGATACTAA
- a CDS encoding 3-hydroxybutyryl-CoA dehydrogenase, whose translation MKNIAVIGAGTMGNGIAHTFAQSGFKVNLIDISEASLERGLATISKNLDRMVAKEKITENDKVETLGNITTYTNTVDGVKNTDLVVEAATENVDLKLKIFNQLDDACDDATILATNTSSISITQIAAATSRPEKVIGMHFMNPVPIMKLVEIIRGYNTSDDVTNTIMELSKTLGKVPTEVNDYPGFVANRILMPMINESIETLYNGVAGVQEIDTVMKLGMAHPMGPLQLADFIGLDVCLSILNVMYDGFKNPKYAPCPLLVNMVQAGKLGVKSGEGFYDYSESRKAENVSKQFL comes from the coding sequence ATGAAAAATATAGCAGTTATAGGAGCAGGAACAATGGGAAACGGAATTGCCCACACCTTTGCTCAATCAGGATTTAAAGTAAACCTTATAGATATTAGTGAAGCGTCTCTAGAACGCGGCTTGGCTACAATTTCTAAGAATTTAGACAGAATGGTAGCTAAAGAAAAAATCACTGAAAATGATAAAGTAGAAACCTTAGGAAACATTACGACCTATACAAACACGGTTGATGGTGTTAAAAACACTGATCTTGTCGTTGAAGCAGCTACAGAAAATGTAGATTTAAAACTAAAGATTTTTAATCAGCTAGACGACGCTTGTGATGACGCTACAATTTTGGCTACAAACACATCTTCAATCTCAATAACACAAATTGCAGCTGCAACATCGCGCCCTGAAAAAGTGATTGGTATGCATTTTATGAATCCTGTGCCAATCATGAAATTGGTAGAGATTATTCGTGGATACAATACTAGCGACGATGTTACTAATACCATTATGGAGTTATCTAAAACGCTCGGTAAAGTACCAACTGAGGTTAATGATTATCCTGGTTTTGTAGCCAATCGTATTTTAATGCCAATGATTAACGAGTCTATCGAGACTTTATATAACGGTGTTGCTGGTGTTCAAGAAATTGATACCGTAATGAAACTAGGTATGGCACATCCAATGGGACCATTACAATTAGCAGATTTTATTGGTTTGGATGTATGCCTTTCTATCTTAAATGTAATGTATGACGGCTTTAAAAACCCTAAGTATGCACCTTGCCCTTTGCTTGTTAACATGGTACAAGCTGGTAAATTGGGAGTGAAATCTGGAGAAGGTTTCTACGATTATTCAGAAAGCAGAAAAGCAGAAAACGTATCTAAGCAGTTTTTATAG
- a CDS encoding DUF5686 and carboxypeptidase regulatory-like domain-containing protein, protein MKLKLHALFLLFVCTFASAQITGTITNTKGEPLPFVNILIENTYKGTTSNDDGYYELSVSEKKSYTIVYTYLGYKTVKKTIDVTSLPFKVDVTLEEESVSLNEVVVASEDNPANVIIRQSIAKRKENLEKIESFKADFYSRGLIRIKDAPEKILGQEVGDLGGGLDSTRSGIIYLSETISKIQYLRPNQLKEKITASKVSGDDNGFSFNNAQDVDYNFYNNTVEFGNQIVSPIANNAFGYYRYKLEGIFYDEHGNLINKINVIPKRENDPVFSGTIYIVEDQWTLYAIELDITGTQARIPAADIISLKQSFSYSKTDDLWALISQSIDFKYGIFGIKGDGRFTAVYSNYEFNSNLTQKDFGAELVSFENEANKKDSLFWKQIRPVPLTEEERTDYVKKDSIQIVRESKTYLDSVDREKNKFKLGDVLGYTYNNSYKKYSLGFDIPVGGVQFNTVQGFTTQLNLFYNKQLDEFRRYFSANASVQYGFSDERLRATASLRYKFNNTNRRFLTLSGGTKVEQFNSSEPITPFGNSIATLFFEENYMKLYERRFIQLNYSEELFNGFYLYSNISYENRSALFNTTDQAFYPRADQVYLTNNPIDPTSTDAPFENHNIVKFNVTGQINFGQKYLSYPDSKFNIRSEKYPTLVLSYEKGLGATNSDYNFDQIKARLYQSFTIADKGRFSYNLRGGKFFNADDIAFMDYQHFNGNQINVSRRGNYTNVFNNLGYYDLSTNDSYLEMHAEHDFNGFILGKIPGLNKLNFNLIVGAHNLTTPDNKPYQEFTIGIDNIGWGKWRFLRFDYIRSYQGGFQGDAILFGLKFF, encoded by the coding sequence ATGAAACTAAAACTACACGCTCTTTTTTTACTTTTTGTTTGCACTTTTGCATCTGCCCAAATTACAGGAACCATTACAAACACTAAAGGCGAACCACTACCCTTTGTAAATATTCTCATTGAAAACACATACAAAGGCACTACAAGTAATGATGATGGTTATTATGAACTATCCGTTTCAGAGAAAAAATCATACACCATAGTTTATACGTATTTAGGCTATAAAACAGTTAAGAAAACTATTGATGTAACCTCACTTCCTTTTAAAGTTGATGTTACTTTAGAAGAGGAATCTGTTTCTCTAAATGAAGTCGTGGTAGCATCAGAAGACAATCCTGCAAACGTAATAATTAGGCAATCGATAGCCAAACGGAAAGAGAATCTTGAGAAAATTGAATCCTTTAAAGCCGACTTTTATTCGCGCGGATTGATAAGAATTAAAGATGCACCAGAAAAAATATTAGGTCAAGAAGTTGGAGATCTTGGTGGTGGTTTAGACTCTACCAGAAGTGGTATTATTTATCTATCTGAAACCATTTCAAAAATTCAATATTTACGACCAAATCAGCTCAAAGAAAAAATTACAGCATCTAAAGTAAGTGGAGACGATAATGGTTTTAGTTTTAATAATGCACAAGATGTAGATTATAATTTTTACAATAATACGGTTGAGTTTGGTAATCAAATCGTGTCACCAATAGCTAACAATGCTTTTGGGTATTACCGCTATAAATTAGAAGGTATCTTTTATGATGAACATGGCAACCTCATCAATAAAATAAATGTGATTCCTAAGCGCGAAAATGATCCTGTGTTTTCAGGCACCATTTATATAGTTGAAGACCAATGGACGCTTTACGCTATTGAACTAGACATTACTGGAACGCAAGCCAGAATTCCTGCCGCAGATATTATCTCATTAAAGCAAAGTTTTTCATATTCCAAAACTGATGATTTATGGGCTTTAATATCGCAAAGTATTGACTTTAAATACGGCATTTTTGGCATTAAAGGAGATGGACGCTTTACTGCTGTTTACAGCAACTACGAATTCAATTCTAACCTTACTCAAAAAGATTTTGGAGCAGAGCTTGTATCCTTTGAAAATGAGGCTAACAAAAAAGATTCTTTGTTCTGGAAACAAATACGACCTGTACCTCTAACTGAAGAAGAACGTACAGATTATGTAAAGAAAGATAGTATACAAATTGTTCGCGAATCTAAAACGTACTTAGATTCTGTAGATCGCGAAAAAAACAAATTTAAACTTGGTGATGTTTTAGGTTACACTTATAATAACTCTTATAAAAAGTATAGTTTAGGTTTTGATATTCCTGTTGGAGGAGTTCAGTTTAATACTGTACAAGGATTTACCACGCAACTCAATTTGTTTTACAATAAACAGTTAGACGAATTTAGACGCTATTTTAGTGCCAATGCAAGCGTACAATATGGTTTTTCGGACGAACGCTTACGTGCAACTGCGTCATTAAGATATAAGTTTAATAATACTAACAGGCGTTTCTTAACGCTTTCTGGTGGAACCAAGGTAGAACAGTTTAATTCTTCGGAACCAATAACACCTTTTGGAAACTCTATTGCAACATTATTTTTTGAAGAAAACTACATGAAGTTGTACGAACGTCGTTTTATTCAACTTAATTACTCAGAGGAGTTATTCAACGGCTTTTATCTGTATTCTAACATTTCTTACGAAAACAGATCAGCACTTTTCAACACAACAGATCAGGCATTCTACCCAAGGGCAGACCAAGTTTACTTAACAAACAACCCTATAGATCCTACAAGCACAGATGCACCTTTTGAAAACCATAATATTGTAAAATTTAATGTGACTGGTCAGATTAACTTTGGTCAAAAATATTTGAGTTATCCAGATAGTAAATTCAATATTAGATCAGAGAAGTATCCAACTTTGGTATTGAGTTACGAAAAAGGTCTGGGAGCTACAAATAGCGATTATAATTTTGACCAGATAAAAGCAAGACTCTATCAAAGCTTTACAATAGCAGACAAAGGTCGCTTTAGCTACAACCTAAGAGGAGGTAAATTTTTTAATGCAGACGATATTGCGTTTATGGACTACCAACATTTTAATGGCAACCAAATTAACGTAAGCAGACGCGGTAATTATACAAACGTATTTAACAACTTAGGCTATTACGACTTAAGCACCAATGACAGTTATCTAGAAATGCATGCCGAACATGATTTTAATGGCTTTATTTTGGGAAAAATTCCAGGTTTAAACAAGTTAAATTTCAACCTTATAGTAGGTGCGCACAACTTAACAACACCAGACAACAAACCGTATCAAGAATTTACAATTGGTATTGATAATATTGGCTGGGGAAAATGGCGTTTCTTAAGGTTTGATTATATTCGCTCTTACCAAGGAGGATTTCAAGGAGATGCTATTTTATTTGGCTTGAAATTCTTTTAA
- the smpB gene encoding SsrA-binding protein SmpB codes for MQKTVNILNKKAKFQYEILDKYTAGIVLTGTEIKSIRASKASIAESFCEFNDHGELFVINMTIQEYAFGNYYNHKPKAERKLLLNKRELKKLEKEVNIKGNAIIPTRLFINEKGLAKLEIALGKGKKLYDKRETIKDRDNKRNLDRIKKSFR; via the coding sequence ATGCAAAAAACCGTTAACATACTTAACAAAAAAGCTAAGTTTCAGTACGAGATACTAGATAAGTATACTGCAGGAATTGTATTAACTGGCACCGAAATAAAATCTATAAGAGCCAGCAAAGCTTCTATTGCCGAAAGTTTTTGCGAATTTAACGATCATGGAGAACTCTTTGTAATTAACATGACCATACAAGAATACGCTTTTGGCAACTACTACAATCATAAACCAAAGGCCGAACGTAAATTACTACTTAATAAACGCGAGCTAAAAAAACTTGAAAAAGAAGTTAATATTAAAGGAAATGCTATAATCCCGACGCGATTATTTATCAATGAAAAAGGACTAGCAAAGCTAGAAATAGCTCTAGGAAAAGGTAAAAAACTTTACGATAAGCGCGAGACCATAAAAGATCGTGATAACAAGCGTAATTTAGACCGCATTAAGAAAAGTTTTCGATAA
- a CDS encoding DUF1015 domain-containing protein, giving the protein MAKIIPFKAVKPTRAIVGLVAARPYQSYTLDERESRMGYNPYSFLHIVNPGYKYDQEVTGEERYRLVKSRYEEFKEDGIFVTENKPSLYVYKIVNRHGQEFNGIIAATSAEDYEKDVIKKHEDTIAKREQTFKTYLQTVGFNAEPVLLTYPDNAIVSDIIKETQKGYAEFEFTMTYRDTHYLWKIDNDETINKIQNEFKKMETIYIADGHHRSASSYLLYKDEKEKNPNHNGSESYNFFMSYLIPESDLVIQEFNRLVKDLNGLTKEEFLIKLDALYRIENRGLTPYSPSKPHHFSMYLDGEFYSLYLRKTNYNFETALDKLDAQLLYSTILDPILSIKDLRNDNRIEYVHGKHEMITIKSSVDSGKFKVGFGMCPATVKQMKEIADEGLTMPPKSTYILPKLRSGITIYEY; this is encoded by the coding sequence ATGGCTAAAATAATTCCATTTAAGGCGGTTAAACCAACCAGAGCCATTGTTGGTCTTGTAGCAGCACGCCCTTATCAAAGTTATACTTTAGATGAACGTGAATCTAGAATGGGATACAATCCGTACAGCTTTCTCCATATTGTTAATCCAGGATACAAATACGACCAAGAAGTCACTGGAGAAGAGCGTTACCGACTGGTAAAAAGCCGTTACGAAGAATTTAAGGAAGATGGCATTTTTGTTACCGAAAACAAACCGTCATTATATGTCTATAAAATTGTAAACAGACATGGACAGGAATTTAACGGTATCATTGCCGCAACAAGCGCTGAAGATTACGAAAAAGATGTTATAAAAAAACACGAGGATACTATTGCAAAACGCGAACAAACGTTTAAAACCTATCTGCAAACGGTAGGTTTTAATGCAGAGCCTGTGCTACTCACCTATCCTGATAATGCCATTGTATCAGACATTATAAAAGAAACTCAAAAAGGCTATGCTGAATTTGAGTTTACTATGACCTATAGAGACACACACTATTTGTGGAAAATAGATAATGATGAGACCATTAATAAAATTCAAAATGAATTTAAAAAAATGGAAACCATTTACATAGCAGATGGTCACCACAGATCGGCTTCATCATATCTGTTGTATAAAGATGAAAAAGAGAAAAACCCAAACCACAACGGTTCTGAATCTTACAACTTTTTTATGTCGTATTTAATCCCAGAATCTGATTTAGTGATTCAAGAATTTAACCGATTGGTAAAAGATTTAAACGGATTAACAAAAGAAGAATTTTTAATAAAACTAGATGCACTTTATAGAATTGAAAATAGAGGTTTAACACCATACAGTCCTTCTAAACCACATCATTTTAGCATGTATTTAGATGGAGAATTCTATTCACTTTATTTAAGAAAGACGAATTATAATTTTGAAACTGCGCTCGATAAACTTGATGCTCAACTCTTGTACAGCACAATTTTAGACCCTATACTTAGTATTAAAGATTTGAGAAACGATAATAGGATTGAATACGTACACGGCAAACACGAAATGATAACCATTAAAAGTAGTGTGGATAGTGGAAAGTTTAAAGTTGGTTTTGGCATGTGCCCTGCAACTGTGAAACAAATGAAAGAAATTGCAGACGAAGGCCTTACAATGCCTCCAAAAAGCACTTATATTTTACCAAAATTAAGAAGCGGAATTACGATTTATGAGTATTAA
- a CDS encoding cyanophycinase, with product MRYYLAFMLSIFFKLAICQGYTEFLTGNPNDFIVSPDFGICMMGGASENDEAMIWFLNRANGGDVVVLRASGSDGYNNYFYSQLGVTINSVRTFVISNAEGATNSYVLDKIEKAEAIWFAGGDQYDYVSFFKNNAMEDAINDFVNIKGGAIGGTSAGMAILGGGYFSAENGTVTNAQALGDPYHNRMTLGYNDFLEIPYLDQVITDTHYDDPDRRGRHSVFLARYANDNTSRAFGIACNEYTAVCVDENGMANVYGEYPTYPEYAFFLQSNCTDEFLPETCTNGNPLHWVRNDEALKVYKVPGTLNGQNYFDLSDWQSGSGGEWQNWYVNNGTFATSSSINPNCNDALSIEDIANTDLKVLPNPFSDYVSIKTEIENLNIKMFDVSGKQVGVELYENKIDTKALANGIYFIIIENEDYKQTFKLIKR from the coding sequence ATGAGATATTATCTAGCATTTATGTTAAGCATATTTTTTAAGCTGGCTATTTGTCAGGGCTACACAGAATTCTTAACCGGTAACCCTAACGATTTTATTGTTTCACCAGATTTTGGAATTTGTATGATGGGTGGTGCAAGCGAGAATGATGAGGCGATGATTTGGTTTTTAAATAGAGCCAACGGAGGCGATGTGGTTGTACTTAGAGCTTCGGGTAGTGATGGTTATAACAACTACTTCTATTCTCAACTAGGCGTAACCATAAATTCGGTAAGAACTTTTGTTATTTCAAATGCGGAAGGAGCCACCAATAGCTATGTTTTAGACAAAATAGAAAAAGCAGAGGCGATTTGGTTTGCAGGTGGCGATCAGTACGATTATGTAAGCTTCTTTAAGAATAATGCCATGGAAGATGCGATTAACGATTTTGTGAATATAAAAGGTGGTGCCATAGGAGGAACAAGTGCAGGAATGGCCATCTTAGGTGGTGGTTATTTTTCCGCAGAAAACGGAACAGTAACAAATGCACAAGCACTTGGCGATCCTTACCATAACAGAATGACTTTAGGATATAATGATTTTTTAGAGATCCCTTATTTAGACCAAGTGATTACAGATACGCATTACGATGATCCAGACCGAAGAGGAAGACACAGTGTTTTTCTGGCACGTTATGCAAATGATAACACTTCAAGAGCCTTTGGTATAGCATGTAATGAATATACTGCTGTTTGTGTTGATGAAAATGGAATGGCTAATGTTTATGGCGAATACCCAACATATCCTGAGTATGCCTTCTTCTTGCAATCTAATTGTACGGATGAATTTTTACCAGAAACTTGTACTAATGGAAATCCATTACATTGGGTAAGAAATGATGAAGCTTTAAAAGTTTATAAAGTACCAGGTACACTAAACGGACAAAATTATTTTGATCTTTCCGACTGGCAAAGTGGGAGTGGTGGTGAGTGGCAAAATTGGTATGTTAACAACGGTACGTTTGCAACATCATCATCAATAAACCCAAATTGTAACGATGCCTTGAGTATAGAGGATATTGCCAATACGGATCTGAAAGTACTGCCAAATCCATTTTCAGATTATGTATCAATTAAAACAGAAATCGAAAACTTAAATATTAAAATGTTTGATGTTTCTGGGAAACAAGTTGGAGTAGAGTTGTATGAAAACAAAATAGATACCAAAGCATTAGCCAATGGTATCTATTTTATAATCATAGAAAATGAAGATTATAAACAAACGTTTAAACTTATTAAGCGTTAA